One segment of Yersinia kristensenii DNA contains the following:
- a CDS encoding APC family permease — translation MPQNIQLRRVLKTPALVAFGLAYMVPLGVFTTYGQVTVLSQGHLPIAYLVTVVTILFTALSYCRMTNAMPLSGSAYSYVQRSFGGKTGFLVGWAQILDYLFLPILNYLVLGIFLHEAFPAIPAPVFILGSIVSVSLLNILGVRLLTSVNFSLIAAQMVFIVLFIALSFSQADLSPAALMKPLLVNAGDMSGLLSGAAVLCLAFLGFDAIATMAEEAHDAKRTLPRAILFTVISAGAIFIAVSYAAHLAYPDWKSLIPYQDTASLIISEHVGGKWMYNFFMATYLTGVYASAMTAQTSVSRIFYAMGREGVLPRKVFFHLHRKFHTPWRAILFVATISLLALFLDLNLVVSMISFGALGAFTFVNLSVVKHFIFNEKRRGASAMFKYGLLPMMGFVMSVWLWVHLEQRALEVGLLWLLAGFIYLLWLTRGWRQSPPSVHPDDISHLID, via the coding sequence ATGCCACAAAACATTCAGTTGCGCAGAGTGCTTAAAACCCCCGCGCTGGTCGCTTTCGGGCTCGCCTACATGGTGCCTTTGGGCGTATTTACCACCTACGGACAGGTGACTGTATTAAGTCAGGGGCATTTACCTATTGCCTACCTGGTGACTGTCGTCACCATTCTGTTTACCGCCCTCAGTTATTGCCGGATGACTAACGCCATGCCGTTATCAGGTTCGGCCTATTCTTACGTTCAGCGTAGTTTCGGTGGAAAAACCGGTTTTCTGGTGGGTTGGGCGCAAATTTTGGATTATCTGTTCCTGCCTATCCTTAACTATTTGGTTTTAGGTATTTTCTTGCACGAGGCATTCCCGGCGATCCCGGCTCCGGTATTTATACTTGGGTCTATCGTCAGTGTCAGCCTGCTGAATATTCTGGGTGTGCGGCTGCTTACCTCAGTGAATTTCTCACTGATCGCCGCACAGATGGTGTTTATCGTCCTGTTTATTGCGCTTTCTTTCAGTCAGGCGGATTTAAGCCCGGCGGCGTTAATGAAGCCACTGCTGGTCAATGCTGGCGATATGTCGGGGTTATTATCCGGCGCTGCGGTGCTTTGTCTGGCATTCCTCGGCTTTGATGCCATTGCCACCATGGCAGAAGAAGCCCACGATGCTAAGCGCACCCTACCACGCGCCATTCTGTTTACGGTGATAAGCGCTGGCGCTATCTTTATTGCGGTGTCTTATGCTGCTCATTTGGCTTACCCAGACTGGAAATCATTAATTCCTTATCAGGATACCGCCAGCCTGATTATCTCCGAGCATGTCGGCGGTAAGTGGATGTATAACTTCTTTATGGCCACTTACCTGACTGGCGTTTATGCCTCGGCGATGACGGCACAGACTAGCGTGTCGCGCATTTTCTATGCCATGGGCCGTGAAGGTGTACTGCCGCGCAAAGTGTTTTTCCATCTGCATCGCAAATTCCATACACCTTGGCGGGCCATTTTGTTCGTGGCAACCATCTCATTGCTGGCGCTATTCCTTGACCTGAACTTAGTGGTGTCGATGATAAGTTTTGGTGCGCTGGGCGCGTTCACTTTTGTTAATCTGAGTGTCGTAAAACATTTTATTTTCAATGAGAAACGTCGTGGTGCTTCAGCCATGTTCAAGTATGGGCTATTACCGATGATGGGGTTTGTGATGTCGGTATGGCTGTGGGTTCACCTTGAACAGCGTGCGCTGGAGGTGGGACTGCTGTGGTTACTGGCGGGCTTTATTTACCTGCTTTGGCTCACTCGCGGTTGGCGTCAGTCCCCGCCATCGGTTCATCCGGATGATATTTCCCATCTGATAGATTAG
- the mltB gene encoding lytic murein transglycosylase B — MRHLAVILLPLILLSACSSKPTPPVAATPSDSLTRSGFLLEPQHVGHVPDGDFAYNADTARFVDKMVREHGFERQQLHDVLAQTKKLDFVIRLMDKQAPSSGRPSGPNGAWNRYRNQFITPDNVQNGVNFWNQYEDALQRAYEVYGVPPEIIVGIIGVETRWGRVMGKTRIIDALATLSFAYPRRAEYFSGELETFLLMARAEGNDPLSLRGSYAGAMGYGQFMPSSFKDYAVDFNGNGHINLWDPVDAIGSVANYFKAHGWTKGAVVAVPANGQAPNLDNGFKTQYPLSALSAAGLSPSGSLGDYQEASLLRLDVGTGYQYWYGLPNFYTITRYNHSTHYAMAVWQLGEAVSRARKG, encoded by the coding sequence ATGCGTCACTTAGCTGTCATTCTTCTTCCACTCATTTTGCTTTCCGCCTGTAGCAGCAAGCCGACGCCTCCTGTTGCTGCGACGCCGTCAGATAGCCTGACACGAAGCGGTTTTTTACTTGAACCGCAACATGTGGGCCACGTGCCAGATGGTGATTTTGCTTATAATGCGGATACCGCCCGTTTTGTTGACAAAATGGTGCGTGAGCATGGTTTTGAACGTCAGCAACTGCATGATGTGTTAGCACAAACTAAAAAACTGGATTTTGTTATCCGCTTGATGGATAAGCAAGCGCCGAGCTCTGGCCGACCTTCTGGGCCAAATGGTGCCTGGAACCGCTACCGTAACCAATTTATTACTCCGGATAATGTGCAGAATGGTGTGAATTTCTGGAATCAATATGAAGATGCCCTGCAACGCGCTTATGAGGTCTACGGCGTTCCGCCAGAAATTATTGTCGGCATTATCGGTGTTGAAACTCGCTGGGGCAGGGTGATGGGCAAGACCCGTATCATTGATGCGCTGGCAACACTCTCCTTTGCATATCCACGTCGTGCCGAGTATTTCTCCGGAGAGTTGGAAACCTTCTTACTGATGGCGCGAGCCGAGGGCAATGACCCGCTCAGTTTACGGGGGTCTTATGCCGGAGCCATGGGCTATGGCCAATTTATGCCATCGTCATTTAAAGATTATGCCGTTGATTTCAATGGTAATGGCCATATCAATTTGTGGGATCCGGTGGATGCTATCGGCAGTGTGGCAAATTACTTTAAAGCACACGGCTGGACGAAAGGAGCGGTGGTCGCAGTACCGGCAAACGGGCAAGCGCCGAATCTCGATAATGGCTTTAAGACCCAATATCCGCTCTCAGCTTTATCTGCCGCAGGGCTAAGCCCAAGCGGTTCGCTGGGGGATTATCAGGAAGCCAGCTTGCTGCGTCTGGATGTTGGCACCGGTTATCAATATTGGTATGGTTTGCCCAACTTTTATACCATTACACGCTACAACCATAGTACTCATTATGCGATGGCGGTGTGGCAGTTAGGTGAAGCGGTGAGCCGGGCGCGGAAAGGTTAA
- a CDS encoding iron ABC transporter substrate-binding protein has product MKLRLSSLGPAALLASSLMLAFSANAASNDEGIVVYNAQHENLVKSWVDGFTKDTGIKVTLRNGGDSELGNQLVQEGGASPADVFLTENSPAMVLVDNAKLFAPLDAATQAQVAKEYRPEHGRWTGIAARSTVFVYNPEKISESELPKSIMDLAKPEWKGRWAASPSGADFQAIVSAMLELKGEKATLEWLKAMKANATAYKGNSTVMKAVNAGQIDGGVIYHYYRFVDQAKTGENSGKTQLHYFKHQDPGAFVSISGGGVLASSKHPKEAQEFMKWITSKSGQDILRTNNAFEYAVGVDAASNPKLVPLKDLDAPKVEPSKLNSKKVVELMTEAGLL; this is encoded by the coding sequence ATGAAGTTACGTTTATCCTCTCTTGGCCCTGCCGCGCTTTTGGCTTCCTCACTGATGCTGGCGTTTTCCGCCAATGCAGCATCCAATGACGAAGGTATTGTGGTGTATAACGCCCAACACGAAAATCTGGTGAAATCCTGGGTTGATGGCTTTACCAAAGATACCGGTATTAAGGTAACCCTGCGAAATGGCGGGGACAGCGAGCTAGGTAATCAGTTAGTACAAGAAGGTGGTGCGTCGCCCGCAGACGTTTTCCTGACGGAAAACTCCCCTGCCATGGTGCTGGTCGATAATGCAAAATTGTTCGCGCCATTAGATGCGGCGACACAGGCTCAGGTGGCAAAGGAATATCGCCCTGAACATGGTCGTTGGACTGGTATTGCTGCCCGCAGCACTGTTTTTGTCTATAATCCGGAAAAAATCAGTGAATCCGAATTACCTAAGTCTATTATGGATTTGGCAAAACCTGAGTGGAAAGGCCGCTGGGCAGCATCACCTTCCGGGGCTGATTTCCAGGCAATTGTTAGCGCTATGCTGGAACTAAAAGGCGAAAAAGCCACATTGGAATGGTTAAAAGCCATGAAAGCCAATGCCACCGCCTACAAAGGCAATAGCACAGTGATGAAAGCAGTGAATGCCGGCCAGATTGATGGTGGGGTTATCTATCATTATTATCGTTTTGTTGATCAAGCTAAAACCGGTGAGAACAGTGGCAAGACTCAATTGCACTACTTCAAACATCAAGATCCGGGTGCATTTGTGAGTATCTCAGGCGGCGGTGTGTTGGCGTCTAGCAAGCATCCCAAAGAAGCTCAGGAATTCATGAAATGGATAACCAGTAAATCCGGTCAGGATATCTTGCGTACTAATAATGCTTTTGAATATGCCGTGGGGGTCGATGCCGCGTCTAACCCTAAATTAGTTCCGCTGAAAGATCTGGATGCGCCAAAAGTAGAACCCTCTAAACTGAACAGCAAGAAAGTGGTTGAATTGATGACAGAAGCTGGCTTGTTGTAA
- a CDS encoding ABC transporter permease, translating into MANINPDVIPMPVSQSAQVHYSHRPGSGIVAIAVMLSLLSLLPLGFVVGIAIDTGWSTVKALVFRPRVGELLLNTALLVAITLPLCAIIGVALAWLTERTALPGRRIWSLLAIAPLAVPAFVQSYAWISLVPSMHGLSAGVFISVIAYFPFIYLPASAVLRRLDPGIEDAAASLGSTPTAVFFRVVLPQLKLAVWGGAILIALHLLAEYGLYAMIRFDTFTTAIFDQFQSTFNGPAANMLAGVLALCCLGLLLIEATSRGYNRYARVGSGSARRQTAYSMGTATTLLCLLLPLAMTILSLGVPFITLTRWLYIGGIDVWLNAELLPALKQTLALALSGAVIITLCAIPMAWLSVRYPGRLHRVMEGCNYVTSSLPGIVVALALVTITIRIARPLYQTEFTLLLAYLLMFTPRALISLRAGIATAPVELENVARSLGKTPTQAIWSTTMRLAAPGAAAGAALVFLAISNELTATLLLAPNGTRTLATGFWALTSEIDYVAASPYALLMVALSLPLTWLLYSQSQRTAGL; encoded by the coding sequence ATGGCCAATATAAACCCCGATGTTATCCCAATGCCAGTGAGTCAATCAGCTCAAGTGCACTATAGCCACCGCCCCGGCAGTGGGATTGTGGCTATCGCCGTGATGCTTTCATTGCTATCCCTGTTGCCGTTGGGGTTTGTTGTTGGCATTGCCATTGATACTGGCTGGTCAACAGTAAAAGCGCTGGTTTTTCGCCCTCGCGTCGGGGAGTTGCTGCTTAACACCGCATTATTGGTGGCGATCACCTTACCGCTCTGCGCCATTATTGGTGTGGCGTTGGCGTGGCTCACTGAACGTACCGCTCTGCCCGGCAGGCGAATTTGGTCACTACTGGCTATTGCCCCACTGGCTGTTCCTGCTTTTGTGCAAAGTTATGCCTGGATCAGTCTGGTACCCTCAATGCATGGGCTTAGCGCGGGTGTATTTATCTCTGTTATTGCGTATTTCCCTTTTATTTATTTACCCGCCTCAGCGGTATTGCGTCGCCTTGATCCCGGTATTGAAGATGCCGCTGCCTCATTGGGTAGCACACCTACAGCAGTATTTTTCCGGGTGGTACTGCCCCAATTAAAATTAGCCGTCTGGGGGGGGGCGATACTGATTGCACTGCATTTATTAGCAGAATATGGGCTATACGCCATGATCCGTTTCGATACCTTTACTACTGCTATTTTTGATCAATTCCAATCCACGTTTAATGGCCCAGCAGCTAATATGTTAGCGGGCGTTCTGGCGTTATGCTGCCTGGGATTATTATTAATTGAAGCCACCAGCCGCGGATATAACCGCTACGCGCGCGTTGGTTCGGGTAGCGCGCGCAGACAAACCGCTTACTCAATGGGAACCGCCACCACCTTACTGTGCTTGCTATTACCACTGGCGATGACAATTCTCTCGCTCGGCGTCCCCTTTATCACTCTCACCCGCTGGCTCTATATTGGCGGCATTGATGTATGGTTGAATGCTGAACTACTGCCAGCATTGAAGCAAACCTTGGCATTGGCACTGAGCGGTGCCGTGATTATCACCCTATGCGCCATACCGATGGCCTGGTTATCCGTGCGCTATCCAGGCCGTTTACATCGGGTCATGGAGGGCTGTAATTATGTTACCAGTTCGCTGCCTGGCATTGTGGTCGCACTGGCACTGGTGACCATCACCATCCGCATTGCACGGCCACTGTATCAAACCGAATTCACTCTTTTACTGGCCTATTTATTGATGTTTACGCCACGCGCCTTAATCAGTTTACGGGCCGGTATTGCGACTGCGCCAGTTGAACTGGAAAACGTGGCGCGCAGTTTGGGGAAAACACCCACTCAAGCTATCTGGAGCACCACAATGCGCTTGGCAGCCCCCGGCGCTGCGGCTGGCGCGGCCTTAGTCTTTTTAGCTATCTCCAATGAACTGACCGCCACCTTGTTATTAGCCCCTAATGGCACCCGCACGCTGGCGACGGGGTTCTGGGCATTAACCAGTGAAATAGATTACGTTGCTGCATCACCTTACGCCCTGCTCATGGTGGCGCTCTCCCTGCCGCTCACCTGGCTTCTTTATTCTCAATCTCAACGTACGGCAGGATTATGA
- a CDS encoding ABC transporter ATP-binding protein yields the protein MSTLELQQIGKSYQSVNVLDGIDLQVTPGSRTAIVGPSGSGKTTLLRIIAGFETPDSGKVILQGNPVFDRSTHVPAHKRGIGFVPQDGALFPHFTVAGNIAYGLKGSKQDKARRVDELMEMVALDRRLAQLWPHEISGGQQQRVALARALAQSPVLMLLDEPFSALDTALRASTRKAVAELLSQANIASILVTHDQSEALSFADQVAVMRAGKLAHVGPPQELYLRPIDEPTATFLGETLILSAYIEAGWADCALGRVKVDDATRRGQARIMLRPEQVTITPLPAAHHYPTHCLAKIISIDFAGFISTLTLSIVQFEKIVEIKTISREGLHVGLMVDLTIVGQAHIFAE from the coding sequence ATGAGCACGCTTGAACTTCAACAAATCGGTAAATCTTACCAATCGGTCAATGTATTAGACGGCATTGATTTACAGGTTACACCGGGTAGCCGCACTGCAATTGTCGGGCCCTCTGGCTCGGGTAAAACGACCTTACTGCGTATTATTGCTGGTTTCGAAACGCCGGATAGCGGCAAAGTAATTTTGCAGGGAAATCCCGTTTTTGACCGCTCAACTCACGTACCTGCTCATAAACGAGGGATTGGGTTTGTCCCACAAGATGGTGCATTGTTTCCCCATTTTACCGTAGCGGGTAATATCGCTTATGGCCTAAAAGGCAGTAAACAGGATAAAGCCCGGCGGGTTGATGAGTTAATGGAAATGGTGGCGCTGGATCGACGATTAGCGCAGCTTTGGCCCCATGAAATATCCGGTGGTCAGCAACAACGCGTCGCACTTGCCAGAGCATTAGCGCAAAGTCCGGTATTGATGTTATTGGACGAACCTTTCTCAGCACTGGATACCGCCTTGCGTGCCTCAACCCGCAAAGCAGTGGCTGAACTGCTGTCACAAGCCAATATTGCCTCCATTTTAGTTACCCACGACCAAAGCGAAGCGCTTTCTTTTGCCGATCAGGTAGCGGTGATGCGCGCGGGCAAACTGGCGCATGTTGGCCCACCGCAAGAGCTTTATCTCAGGCCGATTGATGAGCCGACCGCCACATTCCTGGGTGAAACGCTCATTCTTTCTGCTTATATTGAGGCCGGATGGGCCGATTGCGCACTAGGCCGGGTCAAAGTTGACGATGCAACGCGTCGTGGGCAAGCACGCATTATGCTACGTCCCGAGCAAGTGACCATCACACCGCTACCCGCAGCTCACCATTATCCAACTCACTGCCTGGCTAAAATTATCAGTATTGATTTTGCCGGTTTTATTTCGACACTCACTTTATCTATTGTTCAATTTGAGAAAATTGTAGAAATTAAAACCATCAGTCGCGAAGGGCTCCATGTTGGCTTAATGGTAGATTTAACAATAGTGGGTCAGGCCCATATTTTTGCTGAGTGA
- a CDS encoding LysE family transporter, producing MDEMHVIILTIGLFILTFINPGANLLIVVQTSLSSGKNAGLLTGLGVALGDAIYSGLGLFGMAALIAEGGALFSAIKIGGGLYLVWYAYNMLRHRQELHMGIGAVATASVTPWYVFFRRGLLTDLSNPQTVLFFISIFSVTLTPTTPAWAKMIAWLGIILASVLWRSLLSMAFSRPAARRVYSKIQHLLSGIIGVAVGALGLRLIYEGITRR from the coding sequence ATGGATGAAATGCACGTCATCATATTGACCATCGGCCTGTTTATACTCACATTTATCAATCCCGGCGCTAATTTGCTGATTGTGGTGCAAACCAGTCTCAGCTCTGGTAAGAATGCGGGTTTACTCACTGGGCTGGGTGTGGCCTTGGGGGATGCAATTTACTCGGGATTGGGGTTATTTGGCATGGCTGCGCTGATTGCTGAGGGCGGCGCATTATTCTCGGCAATTAAAATCGGCGGTGGTTTGTATCTGGTTTGGTATGCCTACAATATGCTGCGCCACCGTCAAGAACTGCATATGGGCATAGGTGCTGTCGCCACTGCGTCAGTGACACCTTGGTATGTGTTCTTCCGCCGTGGTCTATTGACGGATTTATCTAACCCGCAAACTGTGCTGTTTTTTATCAGTATTTTCTCGGTAACTCTCACCCCGACCACACCAGCATGGGCAAAAATGATCGCCTGGCTCGGCATTATTCTGGCCTCTGTCCTCTGGCGGTCATTGCTTAGTATGGCATTTTCACGCCCTGCAGCCCGTCGCGTATACAGTAAAATTCAGCACCTATTAAGTGGTATTATCGGGGTCGCCGTAGGGGCATTGGGACTGCGTTTGATTTATGAAGGTATCACCCGCCGCTGA
- a CDS encoding DUF2127 domain-containing protein, with product MLNMKNRFERNNLFGEKNIHAVFEVSLLLKAILAIMEIVAGILTFFITPQFLLNILHRLTQVEFIEGRGDVVANYLLHAAQSLSISSLHFAAFYLLIHGIVKLWVIIGLWRKKLGYYPAAIVIFSLFIVYQLYRYTFTHSVLLILITVLDVVVIVLTVLEYRQLRLEQKRPQARPL from the coding sequence ATGTTGAATATGAAAAATCGATTTGAGCGTAATAACCTGTTCGGAGAGAAAAATATCCATGCTGTTTTTGAAGTCAGCCTACTGCTGAAAGCGATATTAGCTATCATGGAGATTGTGGCGGGTATTTTAACCTTTTTTATTACCCCCCAATTTTTACTGAATATATTGCATCGCCTCACACAAGTTGAGTTTATCGAAGGTCGTGGCGATGTAGTTGCCAATTATTTGTTGCATGCGGCACAAAGCCTTTCCATCAGCAGTCTGCACTTTGCTGCTTTTTATTTACTCATACATGGCATTGTTAAGTTGTGGGTCATTATTGGATTATGGCGCAAAAAATTAGGTTATTACCCTGCGGCAATAGTGATTTTTAGCTTGTTTATTGTCTATCAACTCTATCGTTATACCTTTACTCATTCGGTGCTTTTGATCCTGATAACGGTGCTGGATGTGGTGGTTATCGTGCTGACAGTGCTGGAGTATCGACAGTTGCGGTTGGAACAAAAAAGACCTCAAGCGAGGCCGTTGTAA
- a CDS encoding DmsA/YnfE/YnfF family dimethyl sulfoxide reductase has translation MNNNKRPITGSLSRREFIQTSATVTGAAAIASSITLPFSVQAAPEQAAPVNKETIKYSACLVNCGSRCPLKVHVKNGEIIKIANEAIYDDSTFGEHQIRPCLRGRSVRWKTYNPDRVKYPMLRVGKRGEGKFKRISWDEATTIVADNLKKTIAQHGNEAIYYQYGSGSTGANLQGRNACKRMLSLLGGFLDQHGTYSTAQINTVMPYIYGNADETLLDEIKNSDLVVMFGHNLAETRMSGGGQYIETVHALGKSKAKVIIIDPRMTDSVTTLNAEWIPIFPGTDAALVAALGYVLIKENLTDEDFLKEYCVGWDASTLPASAPANSSYKDYILGLGIDGVEKTPQWASEITGIAPTRIIQLARELGNARAAWISQGWGIQRSANGEQAARSIMMLPLMTGNIGRAGTNTGAWGGNVKYPVPGFSIPNPVKTAIPCFMWTDAIFRGTEMTAKNAHVKNKDKLDTNIKFMWNYASNVIGNQHSDLNKTHRILQDESLCEFILVWENHMTRSAKYADLLLPDVTSVESNDLIDNSYASGAYHYVTRLQNAIEPMWECRPSYDVLAEIATKCGIGEAFTEGHSQQEWIEISYNKMREKNPALPPFEQTNDKGIIDRIYADSSQYIALKDFRDDPQNNPLKTPSGKIEIYSEALATLEKEWQLTPGDRITAVAEYCPTFEGVSDVETLKTYPLQMTGFHVKGHCHSSYYNVAMLREAVPHQFWMNPIDALARGLQSGDMVEIFNDRGRIRIAVKITERVLPGVITVPQGAWRNINKEGIDVGGCINTLTTQRPSPLAKGNPQHTNLVEVKRA, from the coding sequence ATGAATAACAATAAAAGACCTATCACTGGCTCACTGAGCCGCCGTGAATTTATTCAAACATCTGCCACAGTCACCGGGGCTGCGGCAATTGCCAGTTCAATCACCCTACCTTTTTCTGTGCAAGCCGCGCCAGAACAGGCGGCACCAGTCAACAAAGAAACCATTAAATACAGTGCTTGTCTGGTTAACTGTGGTAGCCGCTGCCCACTAAAAGTACACGTCAAAAATGGCGAAATTATTAAAATTGCTAATGAAGCTATTTACGATGACTCCACTTTTGGCGAGCATCAAATTCGACCCTGTTTACGTGGGCGTTCGGTCAGATGGAAAACATATAATCCTGACCGAGTCAAATATCCTATGTTGCGAGTGGGCAAACGCGGCGAAGGTAAATTCAAACGAATCAGTTGGGATGAGGCCACCACTATTGTGGCTGACAATCTAAAGAAAACCATTGCACAACACGGCAATGAAGCTATTTATTATCAATATGGCTCTGGCTCTACCGGGGCTAATTTACAAGGCCGTAATGCCTGTAAAAGAATGCTCAGTTTACTCGGCGGTTTTCTGGATCAGCACGGCACTTACTCCACGGCACAAATTAATACAGTAATGCCTTATATTTATGGTAATGCTGATGAAACCCTACTTGATGAAATTAAAAACTCAGATTTAGTGGTTATGTTCGGCCATAATTTAGCAGAAACACGCATGTCCGGCGGTGGACAATATATTGAAACAGTTCATGCGCTGGGGAAGAGTAAAGCTAAAGTCATCATTATTGACCCACGGATGACCGACAGTGTCACCACCCTCAATGCTGAGTGGATACCGATATTCCCCGGCACCGATGCCGCACTGGTCGCCGCATTGGGTTATGTATTAATTAAAGAGAATCTGACTGATGAAGATTTCCTGAAAGAATATTGCGTGGGATGGGATGCCAGTACATTACCCGCTTCAGCTCCGGCCAATAGTTCATATAAGGATTATATTTTAGGCTTGGGTATCGATGGGGTAGAAAAAACACCGCAATGGGCCAGTGAAATAACCGGTATTGCGCCAACCCGCATTATCCAGCTCGCACGCGAATTAGGAAATGCCCGCGCCGCCTGGATTTCCCAAGGTTGGGGCATTCAGCGCAGTGCCAATGGTGAACAAGCTGCACGCTCTATTATGATGTTACCGTTAATGACCGGGAATATCGGCAGGGCCGGAACCAATACCGGAGCCTGGGGCGGGAATGTCAAATATCCGGTGCCAGGATTCAGTATTCCCAATCCAGTAAAAACGGCTATTCCTTGCTTTATGTGGACAGACGCTATTTTCCGTGGCACAGAGATGACCGCTAAAAATGCCCATGTGAAGAATAAAGATAAACTCGATACCAATATTAAGTTTATGTGGAATTACGCCAGTAACGTGATTGGAAATCAGCATTCTGACCTGAATAAAACCCACCGTATCTTGCAAGACGAATCACTGTGCGAATTTATTTTAGTGTGGGAAAACCACATGACCCGCTCGGCTAAATACGCTGATTTATTATTACCCGATGTCACCTCGGTGGAATCAAATGATTTGATTGATAACTCCTATGCCAGCGGGGCTTATCACTATGTGACGCGGCTGCAAAACGCTATCGAACCGATGTGGGAATGTCGCCCGTCTTATGATGTTTTGGCCGAAATTGCCACGAAATGTGGCATTGGGGAGGCCTTTACCGAAGGGCATTCCCAGCAAGAATGGATTGAAATCAGTTATAACAAAATGCGTGAAAAGAACCCGGCGCTGCCGCCTTTTGAGCAAACCAACGACAAAGGAATTATTGACCGAATTTATGCCGACAGCAGTCAATATATCGCCTTAAAAGACTTCCGCGATGATCCGCAAAATAACCCATTGAAAACGCCATCCGGCAAAATTGAGATCTACTCTGAAGCGCTGGCCACACTGGAAAAAGAGTGGCAATTGACACCTGGAGATCGCATTACTGCCGTCGCCGAATATTGCCCAACATTTGAAGGTGTCAGTGATGTAGAAACGCTGAAAACCTACCCGCTACAAATGACGGGTTTCCATGTTAAAGGCCATTGCCACTCATCTTATTATAATGTCGCCATGTTGCGCGAAGCTGTGCCACACCAGTTTTGGATGAACCCTATTGATGCACTGGCCCGTGGCCTCCAATCCGGCGATATGGTCGAAATATTCAATGACCGGGGGCGGATACGCATCGCGGTCAAAATTACCGAGCGCGTTTTACCCGGAGTCATTACCGTGCCACAAGGAGCATGGCGCAATATCAACAAGGAGGGCATTGATGTGGGCGGTTGTATCAATACCTTGACGACCCAGCGTCCTTCGCCATTAGCGAAAGGTAACCCGCAACACACTAACCTCGTTGAAGTTAAACGCGCATAA
- a CDS encoding DMSO/selenate family reductase complex B subunit, protein MKQYGFFVDSTKCTGCKTCQISCKDEKNLDLGPKLRRVYEYGGGSWTQQDNIWVQNVFNYYLSISCNHCSSPTCVTGCPTGAMHKREEDGLVVVNQDLCVGCRYCEMRCPYGAPQFDAKKKLMTKCDGCYQRVAEGHKPVCVESCPQRALDFDEITVLRDKYGEENAVAPLPHAHLTQPNLVIRSHRDAKPSGDTSGRIQNPAEV, encoded by the coding sequence ATGAAGCAATATGGTTTTTTTGTCGACTCCACCAAATGTACCGGGTGCAAAACCTGCCAAATCAGCTGCAAGGATGAGAAGAACTTGGATCTCGGGCCGAAACTCCGCCGGGTTTACGAATACGGCGGAGGAAGTTGGACGCAACAAGACAATATCTGGGTACAGAATGTCTTCAATTATTACCTGTCCATTTCCTGTAATCACTGTTCGTCACCGACTTGCGTCACCGGCTGCCCGACCGGTGCAATGCATAAACGTGAAGAAGACGGCTTAGTGGTAGTGAATCAGGACTTATGTGTGGGTTGCCGTTACTGTGAGATGCGCTGCCCCTATGGTGCACCGCAATTTGATGCCAAAAAGAAACTGATGACCAAATGTGATGGTTGCTATCAACGCGTTGCCGAAGGACATAAGCCGGTTTGTGTCGAATCTTGCCCGCAGCGAGCATTAGATTTCGATGAAATCACGGTATTACGTGATAAATACGGCGAAGAAAACGCGGTAGCGCCCCTGCCCCATGCCCATCTAACACAGCCTAATCTGGTTATCAGAAGCCATCGTGATGCCAAACCATCCGGTGATACATCAGGCCGCATCCAAAATCCGGCGGAGGTCTAA